In the Brachionichthys hirsutus isolate HB-005 chromosome 1, CSIRO-AGI_Bhir_v1, whole genome shotgun sequence genome, tcTTGTGCACGAAGTCCGGCGGACGAGGGATGACGTTGCTCAGACTCCCCTCCAAGGAAATTCCAAAAGAGAGTCGTTTTTGCTGTAGCTTTCCATCTGCGTCCATGTAAAGGGATACTGTCGTTTTGAGGTGGTttaacctggggggggggggggggggcatacaaaACCTGGCAGGGAAAGTCATCTCTCCAGCCAGATGTATCTGGTGATTCCTGTGCTTTGCTCTAACAGAGGCGCAACAACACAAGGCTTTTTGGCctgttgggggggcgggggcataTTTATGCAGATGTTATAGAAATAATTTTAGCCCTGGTTTGTTTGATGAATGTTAAATGCTATGTTGTATCAATAAGCTTTTTGCCGATATTAGTTGGACCTTTAATGGCGCCCTGTTTTTACTGGCAGCGTATGAAAGAGGTTATTAATACCCTTAAGCTCGCTCCCTTTGAGGAAGTTACTCAGGATGACTAAGatgctgaataaataaagagatCAGCCAAACGCAGCGCGGCTTCTAGTTAGTGTAACTAAATATGAACTTTATTGCATAACAGCAAAAACCATCTCTCCTACACTTTCCTGTTGCTGACAGATGAAACTCATAAAGTGCGAATGCATAACCATGATTCATGACGAATATTGATCTGAGATTTGTCCGATTCGGGAAAAACCCGCGCAGGTTCGATTTATCAATCAGCCTGCAAGACAACATATTGGTCATAATTGTTCCTTTGCGTGATAGCGCAGAGGGGATTCTTTTAGAAACTGCTGTGATGGCAAGTAGAGAGTTATAATTTGAACTTGCCATTTGACGAGCACGCGCGtgattttgtgtgtgcgtgtgcgcgcgcgcgcgtgatTAGTGGGACCACCTGCTCTTGGACAGATCGTAATAAGGGCATATTATTccttgagagagaaaagaaacggATGAAGGGACTTCTGATCACACGTCGGTCTGGATGGACTTTGAGTTCGTGCTGTTTCTCCTGCTGATGTCGGTCCCGTTTCCTTTACGGGGGCTCTTGTCCAGCGCGCACAGCGACTCCGTGaccccctcctccatctccataTACTCCGCTTTGTCTCCCAGCGTCGAGCCGGAAGGCGAACCCTTGAATTTCCTTAAGAAGTCCGGGAAGTACGGGCATCCCGGCGGCGCGCTCTCCACCGCGGGCGCCTGGTCGTCGTTGTCCGTCTCCCGGTGGTAGAAGTAGTTAAAGTTCGACACGATGACCGGCACCGGGAGCGCGATGGTCAACACGCCCGCGATGGCGCACAGGGAGCCCACTATCTTCCCACCGACAGTGATGGGCTTCATGTCGCCGTAGCCCACCGTCGTCATGGTGACCACGGCCCACCAGAACGCGTCGGGGATGCTCGTAAACTGCGAGGTGGGCTCGTCGGCCTCGGCGAAGTACACCGCGCTGGAGAAGAGGATGACGCCGATGACCAGGAAGAAGATGAGCAGCGCCAGCTCCCGCATGCTGGCGCGCAGCGTGTGGCCCAGGATCTGGAGCCCCTTGGAGTGGCGGGACAGCTTGAAGATGCGGAACACCCTGACCAGGCGGATTATCCGCAGGATGGCGAAGCTCATCGCCTGCTGCCCGTTGCCCTGGTGCTGCGCCAGGTCCGTGCCCAGCGTGATGAAGTAAGGCAAAATGGACACGATGTCGATGGAGTTCATGATGTTCTTAAAGAAGGCCGTCTTGCTGGGACTCGCGAAGAAGCGCACGACGATTTCAAAGGAGAACCAGATGATGCAGACCGTCTCCACGATGAAGAAGGGGTCGTTGAAGGGCGTGAAGCCCGCGTCCGGCTGCGTGGAGTTCTGGCTCGGCTGCAGGTACTCCTTCTCGTCCCTGAACTCCGGCAGCGTCTCCAGGCAGAAGATGACGATAGAAATGACGATGACCAGGACGGACACGACCGCGATGCCCCGGGCGGGACTCGAACTCTCGGGATACTCGAACAGGAGCCAGATCTGCCGCTTGAACTCGTCCTCCGGGAGCGGCTTGTCGTCCTCCTTCACGAAGCCCTCGTCCTCCCGGAACTTGAGGATGGCCTCCTCCCCGAGCTCGTAGAACTTCACCTCCTCGGAGAAGATGTCGAACGGGACGTTGACCGGCCTCTTCAGCCGCCCCCCCGACTGGTAGAAGTACAGGATGGCGTCGAAGCTCGGCCGGTTCCGGTCGAAGAAGTATTCGTTCCTGAGCGGATCGAAGTACCGGATTCGCTTTTCGGGGTCTCCCAGGAGGGTGTCCGGGAACTGGGCGAGGGTCTTCAGCTGGGTTTCGAACTTCAGACCCGACACGTTGATGACGACCCGTTCGCAGCAGCCGCACTCGCTGTACGCGTGCGCGTACCCGGATTGAGGACGCacggtctcctcctcatcctccgcgctgcagaggaaactcGACCTCTTGCTCCCGCGTCcacccccctcttcctcctcttccccctcctcctcctcctcctcctcctcctctatcaTGATGTTCTCCTCCGATCCGAGCAGCGCCAGCTCCGAATGGCGCAGCTCTCCGCCCAGAGTCGTCCGGCTGCGTCTCCAGCGCCCGCCGCGCTGCTTTCTCCGCTCTCTGAGaactctctgttgctgctcgggctcctgagaggaggaggaggaggaggaggaagaggaggaggcggcggcggaggaggaggaggaagaggcggcgCGAGACTGATGCTGGCGGTTGTTATGGAGATGCgcgctggaggtggaggtgggcaccccgactcctcctcctccacctccgacCTCCACACCGGGCCCCCCCTCGGcagcggccgccgccgccgcagccgcCCTGGATTGGGCAGCCTGGCGCTCCCTCTCGCGCTCTCGCTCCCGCGCACGAGCCTGGGCATACGCGTAAGGCAGGTGGCTGGAGCACCCGCCGTCCGCGCCCACCATGGCGAACTCCATTTAGAGTCAGTGAGTTGGTTCCGAGGGCTCCACAGAAACGGCCTCAAGGCCGGAGAGCCAAAGGTTGCAggtcaagagagagagagagagaggcgtcgatcaatcaaccaatcataATGCAGGAATCAAACGCACGGCTCGGTTCGGTCCATGTTTGGCTCCATGTCGTTGCATGATCAGATATCCTGACTGTCCGGTCTTCACGTTCAGGAACAGGCCGCCGACGTTTCATGACGTCATTATTGTAACCAAAATACGCACGTGAGGGCTGGACGCACCGCCTTTTACGCAGACGCGCCGTGTCCAACTTGCAGCTCCCTGTATTTGCTCAGCATTATAAATCAGCAAGTCAACAAGCGACCACAGAACGGGCCGCCCTCCGGTTTCCCGGAGCCCATCAGGTGGTTAATGTCCCCGCAACCGCGTCTCCCGGTCCTCCGTGGTCATTTCTGGTTGccattttatatgatgacataTAAAATGGatctttgttgttttattgcgGAGCTCCGGTGAATCTGGATGACTTTGTTCCTCTGGCGCGCTCCGGAGCtgcaagaaagagagaagaggaagccGCGATGGAGACGCGATTAGTATCCGTTGTTTTACTGGATGCGGCGCGTCTTCTCCGGCAGAAGGGTGGTGCAACTTGACTGGCATATAAATGTCCTCCTTATTATTAGTGTTACTGTTGTTTAGCACAGTATTGATGAGAGTACATCGGGAGGGAATGTAATTTATGGAAATTAGGTCCACATCAGACATTACGCACGAAATAATTCCCCCTAAAATCACCTCCCTTCATTCTGACATTCATACTTACgtgtgaaagggagggggggggggcaaaccaaATCGTCTCAGCCTCCTCACAAGCAGATctactgaggaggaggaggaggaggaggaggagtaggaggaAGGCTACGTGAGGATGCAGTTCATCGTTTTTGCCCAAATTCCCTCTTGATTTTTTTGAGGGCAATGTAACAAATCCAACCAGCGACCATAATCCAGCGTATCCATCCGTGGCCTGACGCACCTGAGGAGACTTCGCTGCGTCTCGACGTCTTGTCTCGATTCAACAGGATCTATTTCCACTTTAGTCCTGCTGCATCGCTCCTGACACGCTGCCGCCAAtaatcactggggggggggggggaagcaggtgCGCCAGCAGCGTTACGGCACCAAAGCCAGCTCCCCACGACCACGGCGAAAAGATGCGAGGGTGCGTGCGTAAAAGTTTCCCTTCCCACAGACGAGGCGAAGCGGCCCCATGGTGGAGAGTGGGCATCACACGTCTGTGCGTCTCCCGCTGTCGCCCCTACCTCTCCTCCGCGATCCTtcccattctgtgtgtgtgtgtgtgtgtgatgatggagCGCCTCGGTGAGGGAGCCGTTCGTGCACCGCAGCGCACGCAGGCGGTGCGCGGTCCTCCCCCAGTGGACGCAGACAGTCACTGCGCACCGTGCTGCAGTCTAACAGCCGAGCCTCCTCAGCCCTATACGTCGTCACTGCTGGGTGGCAACCGGTGTTCGCGCTGGGGAAAGGTAACGCGTTACTCTCCTTTCATTCCTGCAGTAACGTGGAATACTTAAATAGCCGCGTGGCGCACGaacagcttcagcttcagctcgaTTCACCCTCCGAACCCGTTCAAACACGGCTTGGTTTGATCCTGCCACATCTTTTGGAATGATTGTCCAAAGAAGACGCCTTCATATtcaaaaagatcaataaaaaaattactcaaaatgaccgctttttattttctctttggtCCAATCCTGATCTCAGATATTTCTTTGCTTATACAAATAGCAGTATTCATGTTCTGTTCAGCAGCAATAGTTTGTATTAAAGAGTTTTATATTAGTTCATAAAaaaattcaacaaaaaaaaaaaagacgggcGGCTCAAATTAGGCTGTTTATGTTGACGATGGAAACTTTTCACTGATCAGCAAAATCAGTCAGAAGTTGGATGTGTTGTTAAAAATCAGGCTTAAAATGTCATCGCATGTTCCCTCCTGTTAACTTTTACACACAACTTCCCTGAGATCCATTCGctgctcacacgcacacacagggtGCTGCAGTCACATGACCCAAGAACAATGGACTGTACtatacagtaaaaaaagaaaataatttattcaacatctttaaaatgtttttttaaaacatatttgataGGATTCTATGATTTTAGAAACGCGACACCACCGATACTGATCCTGTTACGTTCATGTCTCCGTTGTCATGATTGTACATTTCTTCATCACATTTGAATACATTTGAAGAatgtttttcatattttgttCAGCAACATTTATTACcattgaaaacaaaattaataaTTCACCACTATTTTCAAGTCATGAGAATTGAACCCACAGAACAGTCAGCGAATGTCATACTGATTTTACATTAATGTAGCCAATGTCATACTGATTTTACATTAATGTAGCCACATTAGCTCTTATTCATATACAGGGACAACACAATATAATAATTAGTGACCGTATACAACATGCGGAGACGGCTGCGGCGGACAAACATGCAATGACAGTTTTCAGcatcttcaaataaaaatggaagCAGGAATCTAATAAAAGTGAGAAACCTGACGTGTTCGTGCTATTCTGCATTATTtaatgttattgttgttttatgtCTGGGTAACCTATAAAACGTTTAAAATCAGACATTACCTGGCAGGTAAATGCTGAGCCATTGTTATTGAGCACCCTATGGCTTCcatatagtttttttttgctcagtaCATTACAAGTCTTATTATTTGCACCTCTGAAaccctaatatatatatactgtatatatttttttgcatgcacCATTACTGGCCTGGTGCAGGGACACACAGCAATCGGTGGCCGTAGCCCCCTCAGTCCAGTCCATTTAATTCAACCTATCTGTTCTAATTAGAACAGCCTGCATGCTCTTCCAGACTGGAAACCGTTGACACGCCGTCTCTTCATTTTACAGAGGAGACATTTGAAATAAAGTGCTCAACTTCAGAGACTCATGCTTGGAATAATGAGTTCAAATATCACTCACTGATTCCTGAAAGAGCTTATCTTCTATATATTTAAGATACTTACACCTAAGATAGTACAGAAGCTCTGCCCTAGTCTGCACATCATGTAGGCAGCCTTCCACCCACCGCGCACGCGCACGACATGCACACTCACCCCTTTCACTTCATCGAGCATTCACTTCAGTCAGCACCAGGGGGAGTTGTGAGGTCAGTGATAACAGGATGTGATAGAGTGGGAAGAAGTACCTTATTACAGCATAGTTTAGTTGCACTTTGAGCTGCATCTGCTGACAAACCTTCCTGAATATGATTACATGCATTTACTTacaatgcatttgtttgtttgaaattgGCTGAAGAAGGCAGAGACGCTTGATATTTTTGAGAGTAACATCTAAGAGTAAGAGATGCAATATTACACTTTAAGCTTTGTCAGTTTTAAAGTAAAGTTTTGCGTCCTATggaaaatgcaaatacaaaatatCAGATTTAAGAAGTAATTTATCATCTCTGCAGCATGTGGGCAACATATATTGGATTGTGGGTAATCTGTGCAGGCAACTCAGCTTTCCGATGAAGTTTCCCTGTGGCACACCTTCTTTTTTGGAACACCCCTGTAATGgagttattacctctgccagGGAGgctatgtttttgacagcgtttatctgtttgtttgtctggctTCATACAGACGGagcttgatgaaatgttcaggaaactTTGAGAACATTACCatgaacagatgattaaattttggtgacgatccagaagggaacctggattctggatcagtttgaaatcgtctttaacattgcagccaatggagcttGGTAAATAGTAAATGGACTTATATAATGCTTTTTACACCACCggggtgcccaaagcgctttaaaattaggcctcacattcactcattcacactccagtgggcgactgctgtcATGCAaggccaggcccactgggagcaatttggggttcagtgtcttgcccaaggacacttcgacatgtggacagttggagctgggattcaaactgCTGCCCTATCGGTCACTGGATGACCTCCTCTACACAGACACCtccaatttgttcctcaatattttggttgatttttgacagatgtttgtggaatttgacacaatcatgcagGGTTGTGAattctatcttaccaccgaatttcaacCGGATTGGATACGGATTGTGGATATTATATgacattttgagagcaatccggatacccgtctggatataAATCAATCCGGGTTTTCCCATTACCGTAACTgaaaatggaggcttttaaaaaaaatgtaaaaaaatccACAATGAGGTTGCAAAACAATATTGTATCCATCAACTCCGatttgcttttacttttcatggttggtgtatgaagatgccaagaacaatttagaaccttttagtgatgatccagatcaccatgtggacggtgtaaatccaattaggatcATAAGATCATAAAATGctaaacagaacaaaaacaggtAGAGTGGGGTATTGCATTGAATAGTTGTATTGCAATATATTGCAAAAAATCTTGTTTTGACATTACATGCacagaaaaaggagaaaactcAGTAAAATAAATCTGCAAGCTAGTTCAGACTTGAAACTTGAGCTACGCTGACTACACTCAATAGTCACATGATAGGCCTCATTctctttgactttgactttttaATCTAAAAAATGCGCCCGTCTTGTAAATTCTGTCATAAAACTGCCACATTTTTTATCATCTGTTCTGTCTTTAGTGGATTCTTTAAAACCTTCTCTCTTTCCCTATTGTGATGCACAAATGCAAGATTTTTAGGCCACGCTAAAGTCACAATGTGCCTGGCTTCCACAGCGACCAGAGTTATCAAGTGTTGATTAGGTTTTGTGAAAATGCTGGGGGGGT is a window encoding:
- the kcna4 gene encoding potassium voltage-gated channel subfamily A member 1, coding for MEFAMVGADGGCSSHLPYAYAQARARERERERERQAAQSRAAAAAAAAAEGGPGVEVGGGGGGVGVPTSTSSAHLHNNRQHQSRAASSSSSSAAASSSSSSSSSSSQEPEQQQRVLRERRKQRGGRWRRSRTTLGGELRHSELALLGSEENIMIEEEEEEEEEGEEEEEGGGRGSKRSSFLCSAEDEEETVRPQSGYAHAYSECGCCERVVINVSGLKFETQLKTLAQFPDTLLGDPEKRIRYFDPLRNEYFFDRNRPSFDAILYFYQSGGRLKRPVNVPFDIFSEEVKFYELGEEAILKFREDEGFVKEDDKPLPEDEFKRQIWLLFEYPESSSPARGIAVVSVLVIVISIVIFCLETLPEFRDEKEYLQPSQNSTQPDAGFTPFNDPFFIVETVCIIWFSFEIVVRFFASPSKTAFFKNIMNSIDIVSILPYFITLGTDLAQHQGNGQQAMSFAILRIIRLVRVFRIFKLSRHSKGLQILGHTLRASMRELALLIFFLVIGVILFSSAVYFAEADEPTSQFTSIPDAFWWAVVTMTTVGYGDMKPITVGGKIVGSLCAIAGVLTIALPVPVIVSNFNYFYHRETDNDDQAPAVESAPPGCPYFPDFLRKFKGSPSGSTLGDKAEYMEMEEGVTESLCALDKSPRKGNGTDISRRNSTNSKSIQTDV